The nucleotide window AGTTAGGGCAGCAATATTAATCTTTTTGCCCTAGCTTAATTAGGGAAATTTGTGATTAAATAAAATTCGTAGGGTGGGTTAGGCGGGGATAACATCAGAAACAAACCTTATCATTAAATATCCGCCGTAACCCACCAAAATCACACCATAAAATTAAAAGGAGAATTATCATGCAACCCACAGATAAATTTAAACTAACTGAGCAACAAATTATTAACCTAGAAAACCTTAGAAAAAAAAGAGGAATAAATCAAGCAAAATTAGCGGAACAGGCTAAAATATCTCTTGATGATTATAAAAGATTTATCGGAACAAAAAAAGACACAGAAGGATATTTAGAAAGATTCAAAATAGAAAATATTACAGAAACTTTAGGAATAAAACCCACAAATATCATTGAACCGCGAGAATGGAAAGGAGAAAAGCTGTTTAAATATACTAAAAATTTTGATGCTTTAATCGAAGAAAAAACAAGGCGTTTTGTTGGGCGGAAGTATGTATTTTCAGAGTTTCAAAACTTTCTGAATAGCCAGGATAGAGGGGATTTTACAGTAGTGGCTAATCCTGGGGAAGGGAAAAGTGCGATCGCTTCTCAATATATAAAGGAAAATCCCAATTGTATTTACTATTTTAATGTTAAATCAGATAGCCAAAATAGAGCCGATCAATTTTTAGATAATGTTTGTCATCAGTTGATTTACCGTTATCAATTAAAGGAAGATACTTTTTCAAAAGAATTAAATAAAGATGGAGATATTTTAAAAGAGTTATTACAAACGATCAGCGATAAACTCTCAGAAGGGGAAAAGTTAATTATTGTAGTTGATGCGTTAGATGAAGTTGATTTAAACAGTCAAACAGAAGGCTCAAATGTTTTATACTTACCTCGATATTTACCGAAAAGTGTTTATTTTTTCCTAACTCGAAGAGATACTGTATTATCGGTTATTTTTAGGAAAATTTAGGCAACTAATTTGGTAAGTTATAGTTAGAAGATACCCATCGGGTTAAGGTGGGAGCTTGGCCTCCCTACAATTAAATTATTAATAAGGATAGCAACACAAAATCTATAAATAAAAGGTAAATTCTATGAAGAAAAAAATTTTACTTTTTTCCCTCTTACTCGCTTTTTTTAATGCTCATCCTTCCTATGGAGAAATAGTTAACCTAGAAGGAGATATACAACTCTTAGAATCTCCCGAAAGTGTTTTAAATCAAGAATCCTCCGAATTACAAATCTTTGTAGAAAAGCAAAACTTTATTTTACCTCAAGATATATGGACAAATGTCCCTGTTACGATTGATGTCCCCTTACGTTGGAGAGGATGGTTTTCTCAATGGATGTATCGTGAAACCAACCCCATCCCCAGAGGAACTAGAGTTAATAGTTATTATATTTATCTGAATCCAGTCAAAATAGAAAATGTACCAAGAAAAGAGCTTCCTGTTATCACTGCTACCGGTACAGTCACCTTTTCTAAACCTATTTTAGGTGTGATTGGATGGGGAGAACATTTAATCGAAACTAATCCTATTTTTGGGTTAGAAGGGGTTGAATATTCCCGTGTAGGTAATCGTTTAGATGCTCCTAATTATTGGGATATGACCAAGTCAGATAAAGCAATTATTATGGATACTGAAGGCAAAGTTTTACAGATTGATTTTTTATCCGCAGACGGAGTTGATCCTATTCGAGTGATTACAAAAAGTGATTAGAGGACAAAATACATGACTATTCAATTAAAACAAGAGATTGACAAAGTTTATGAGGAAGATTATCTCCTTTGGTTGGAGCAAACAGCCGAACAACTTCGCCAAAAAGATATAGAAAATCTAGACTGGGAACATTTGATTGACGAGATAGAAGACTTGGGAAAAGCTCAAAAAAATGCAGTAGAAACTTATTTACGGCAACTTCTAAAACATTTACTTCTCTATCAATATTGGACTCAAGAAAAAGATTATTGTGCTGACGGATGGGCAGAAGAAATTGATAATTTTAGAAATGAATTAGAAATTTTGTTACGGTCTAAAACTTTGTATAATTATTCAGCATCTATTCTTGAGGCAACCTATCAAAAAGCTAGGCGATCGGCTTTCAAAAAAACCAAACTAGATATTTTTCCATCTGAATGTCCCTACACTTTAGAACAGGTTTTAGATCTAGATTATCTACCCGAATAAGTCTAATAAAATTTTCCCCTCCAATAAAAAAAGATCTTCCACTGTCTCCCCTCCTGTAGGAGGGGGTTAGGGGGAGAGGTTAATTAATCCGGTAACTTATATTGTCCTACAATTCGTTTAGCATACTCTGGGACATGAGCCTCTAACTTTTCGGGATAATTGCGCTTAACATATAGATAATTGCGAGTGTAATGAGAATCAATGGAAAAACGGGCATATTCTAACCCTTTTGGCCCGATTCTTTCTATCACTACTCCCATTAATTTCGCCGCCCACATCGGCAACGTTACCCCCTTATCATAAGCCGGAATACTCTGCTGTACCGCTTGACGACGATCGCCCGAAGACATTACCCCTTGAGTCTCAATTTGATCCCGTACCAGATCGAGCATTTCCCGCCCGGTGTCATTGCGAACGACGAGCCACTGCCAGCCAAAAGGCGCACCCATATACCCCACTACCAAGTCAGCGAGAGAGTTGACATAATCAAAACAACTCATACAGGAAGGGGCAAACACATCTTTAAGCTGATTGGTTTTTAAGCCAAAAAAGGGCACTGTTTCAATTGAACCATCCTCATGTTTAAAATGTACCCGAAAATCCTGCATAAATTCATAATGTACGATCGTATCAGGAGATTTACTGGTGGTTTCCAGGAACTTTTGCAACCCGTCACGAGTCACATTATCAACGCAAGGAGTCCCCAATACATAAAGCTTCTCTAAGCCTAATTCCTTTTCAACCGCCCGCAGAGCTTGAATTTGACATCCTACTCCAATCACTAATAACCGTTTCATCCCTGACTGTTCAATTTGTTCTAAAACCGACAGATTAGGGGAAAGGGTTGGTTTATTGACCTTGGCGGCTAAAATTTCTTCTGGAGTCGTGGCTAAAATAGGCATCGGTTGAAAACGGTCTTCTGGGGTATTTTGCACACAGACAACCCCTTCCACCAGGCCACGGGTTAACATTTCACAGGCGATCGTACTAACGATCCCCGTCCATTGTGCCCCCTCGATGGGTTGTTTTTTCTTCGCTGCCATCATTTCCTGATGAACACCAAAATACCAATCATCTTGACGATCTAAATTTCTACTGCGTCCGTGAGCTTGAGCTTCGAGTTCTGCCACTTGTTGATTGAGGAAAGCACAAGCTTCTTTAACATAGTGGATATAATAAGTATCGCATAGTCCGCACTCGCTACAGAGTTCTTTAGCAGGGCGACGACTACCGGGTTTAATGGCTTTAGCTTTTTTGTGCGGTGCTACGGAAGTCATGGATAATTTGCTTATTTTAGATGTTTTTATGAACAATTGTTTACAATACCTTAGAACTGAGGCATTAGGGGAAGATTGTTAAAGAACTGTAATGCTTGTTCCCAAGGAAAGAAAATTAACATCCGTAAATCAAGATCCCTATCTATGATAGAATGCGATTTAACTTTAAAAAAATGTCTTGGGAAGGTACATAAATAGATGGACTTTGCACTGCTGTTAGCAAAATTACCTGAAGCTTATCAAATCTTCGATCCTTTAGTCGATGTTTTACCTCTAATTCCTTTATTCTTTTTGTTGCTGGCTTTTGTTTGGCAAGCAGCAGTCGGATTCAAATAAACGACTAATTTTAACCAACACTCATTAAAGGGTATTCAATTCGGATACCCTTTTAATTATTGATAATAAATAGTAAATTAAAATTAAGATTTTTTAAAATTTAGAAGTTTGTTGAATAGTGAAGGAGACTCATTTTCTGGCTCTGGATTTGATTTTTTCGATGATTGACTAGAGAGTCCAAAACTTTCATGCCACAGGGGGATATCTTCTTGCGGATGCTTGGCATAAATCGTCACTTGTTTAATCAGGGGTAATCTCGTTTCTATTAATTTATTCTCAATTAAAGACACGATGTTATCTTGATCGAGTTCCTGATCGGTCATAATTAAAACTTGTAAATAATTTTTATTTAATCTCAGTTTAACCGTTATCGATTCAGGCTTTATGACTTGACTAAGTAATTCTAATATGGCCGTTGGATCACCTCGTTTTGCTCTCAATTCTAAACTAATTTCTTCTGGTTCTAGGTCATCAGATTTAGCCGATAAAATATGAGAAAATTCGGCAATCCGTTGGGTATGTTCTTCTAAAATAAGGGTGGTTTCCCATGCCGCCTCTTCTACTCCGGCAACAAAGGCACTAATTTTTAATTGTTCTACGATTTCAAGGCGTAAACTGGTAATCTCTTCTTTAATAAACGGGATTAATTTATGTTTATTGGGAGTCGTGTGTTTACTTTGTAGTTTAAGCTGTAAACAATTATCCTCAAGGGTGGCCTTGACGATCTCCGCATTTTTATATCTTAAACTTTGATTGAGTAGATCGGCGATCGCTTGAGAATCTCCCTGTTTAGCTTGATGGAGTAGAGAAACTTGATTCATAAAACTTAACAATAAGAGTGGGTCAGGCTATTTGTTATTAGTATTCCCCCTGAGATCCTCAAACTTAACCCTGAAATTGTTAAGT belongs to Gloeothece citriformis PCC 7424 and includes:
- a CDS encoding ATP-binding protein; translation: MQPTDKFKLTEQQIINLENLRKKRGINQAKLAEQAKISLDDYKRFIGTKKDTEGYLERFKIENITETLGIKPTNIIEPREWKGEKLFKYTKNFDALIEEKTRRFVGRKYVFSEFQNFLNSQDRGDFTVVANPGEGKSAIASQYIKENPNCIYYFNVKSDSQNRADQFLDNVCHQLIYRYQLKEDTFSKELNKDGDILKELLQTISDKLSEGEKLIIVVDALDEVDLNSQTEGSNVLYLPRYLPKSVYFFLTRRDTVLSVIFRKI
- a CDS encoding DUF29 domain-containing protein, producing MTIQLKQEIDKVYEEDYLLWLEQTAEQLRQKDIENLDWEHLIDEIEDLGKAQKNAVETYLRQLLKHLLLYQYWTQEKDYCADGWAEEIDNFRNELEILLRSKTLYNYSASILEATYQKARRSAFKKTKLDIFPSECPYTLEQVLDLDYLPE
- a CDS encoding Coenzyme F420 hydrogenase/dehydrogenase, beta subunit C-terminal domain, with the translated sequence MTSVAPHKKAKAIKPGSRRPAKELCSECGLCDTYYIHYVKEACAFLNQQVAELEAQAHGRSRNLDRQDDWYFGVHQEMMAAKKKQPIEGAQWTGIVSTIACEMLTRGLVEGVVCVQNTPEDRFQPMPILATTPEEILAAKVNKPTLSPNLSVLEQIEQSGMKRLLVIGVGCQIQALRAVEKELGLEKLYVLGTPCVDNVTRDGLQKFLETTSKSPDTIVHYEFMQDFRVHFKHEDGSIETVPFFGLKTNQLKDVFAPSCMSCFDYVNSLADLVVGYMGAPFGWQWLVVRNDTGREMLDLVRDQIETQGVMSSGDRRQAVQQSIPAYDKGVTLPMWAAKLMGVVIERIGPKGLEYARFSIDSHYTRNYLYVKRNYPEKLEAHVPEYAKRIVGQYKLPD
- a CDS encoding photosystem II reaction center protein K → MDFALLLAKLPEAYQIFDPLVDVLPLIPLFFLLLAFVWQAAVGFK